A single region of the Bacillota bacterium genome encodes:
- a CDS encoding glucosamine-6-phosphate deaminase, translating into MRSGLDPLGVEAVMGQCVNGNGTITSSSRQSLPPTVEVWPSCTDVGRRAADLIESQLARRPCSVFALPTGTTPLAMYDEIVRRCEEGNLRLDGAKFFNLDEYVGLHPGHEGSFYRYMRERFWGPAKLKEWQYDVPRGWVQDLDGECKRYDEAIVEAGGIDLAVVGLGVNAHVGFNEPGTDPELGTHLVELSESTRRAQAEWFGGLVGRVPRRALTVGIRTLLGTRAIVLIACGRHKARIVHEVLLGPPTPERPASLLRIHPNLTVILDQDAAGLLWPKEFKAEEALKTDTV; encoded by the coding sequence TTGCGATCTGGCTTGGACCCGTTGGGGGTTGAGGCAGTGATGGGACAGTGCGTAAATGGGAACGGCACGATTACGTCGTCTTCGCGGCAAAGCTTGCCGCCCACGGTCGAGGTCTGGCCATCGTGTACGGATGTCGGAAGGCGTGCTGCAGACCTGATAGAATCTCAACTGGCCCGTCGACCCTGCTCTGTTTTCGCCCTGCCGACGGGTACCACGCCGCTGGCCATGTACGACGAAATCGTGAGGCGATGTGAAGAGGGTAACCTGAGGCTCGACGGTGCGAAGTTTTTCAACCTGGACGAGTATGTGGGGCTTCACCCCGGCCACGAGGGATCGTTTTACAGGTACATGCGGGAGCGTTTTTGGGGACCTGCCAAGCTCAAGGAATGGCAGTACGACGTCCCCCGAGGGTGGGTCCAAGACCTGGACGGAGAGTGCAAGCGATATGACGAGGCCATCGTTGAAGCCGGTGGGATCGATCTGGCGGTAGTGGGGCTTGGGGTGAATGCGCACGTTGGGTTCAATGAACCCGGTACCGACCCCGAACTTGGTACGCATCTGGTGGAGCTTTCTGAAAGCACGCGCCGGGCCCAGGCGGAGTGGTTCGGGGGCCTGGTAGGTCGTGTTCCGCGGCGCGCACTCACGGTGGGGATCCGAACGCTTCTTGGGACGCGTGCCATAGTCCTGATTGCTTGTGGGCGGCATAAGGCCAGGATTGTGCATGAGGTGCTCTTGGGTCCCCCAACGCCCGAGCGGCCAGCCTCTCTCTTGAGGATCCATCCCAACCTCACCGTTATTCTCGATCAGGATGCCGCAGGTTTGCTTTGGCCAAAGGAGTTCAAGGCCGAGGAGGCCTTGAAGACGGATACGGTGTAG
- the deoC gene encoding deoxyribose-phosphate aldolase, which produces MIEQTLVKPTASRQEVRAFLESARKHGFYAVMVNPTWVEVAVQEMAGTGIRAGTAIGFPLGATLSEVKAYEAFRAVERGAREIDVVINIGALKGGETDLVREDMATVVKAVHSVTGVDPRSVTVKAIIETCYLDEREKVLAAQLAVEAGCDFVKTCTGLGPRGVTVDDVVIIKRALAGKAGIKASGGIYNLEFALRLIEAGATRLGTSKGVELLEEMERKHTQVTRRAGYH; this is translated from the coding sequence ATGATCGAGCAGACCCTGGTGAAACCGACCGCCAGCAGGCAAGAGGTCAGGGCATTCCTGGAGTCGGCGAGGAAACACGGGTTCTATGCGGTAATGGTGAATCCCACGTGGGTAGAAGTGGCTGTCCAGGAGATGGCGGGTACCGGTATCAGGGCGGGCACGGCCATCGGCTTTCCGCTGGGGGCGACTCTTTCAGAGGTGAAGGCTTACGAGGCCTTCCGTGCGGTGGAGCGGGGGGCGCGGGAGATAGACGTGGTGATCAACATCGGGGCTCTCAAAGGGGGAGAAACTGACCTGGTGCGGGAGGACATGGCGACAGTGGTGAAGGCCGTGCATAGCGTTACCGGGGTGGATCCCCGCAGTGTGACCGTCAAGGCCATCATCGAGACCTGCTACCTCGATGAGAGAGAGAAGGTCCTTGCCGCCCAGCTGGCGGTGGAGGCGGGGTGCGATTTCGTCAAGACGTGCACGGGTCTTGGCCCGCGCGGAGTGACGGTCGACGATGTGGTCATCATAAAGCGGGCGCTGGCAGGCAAGGCCGGGATTAAGGCTTCCGGAGGAATCTACAACCTGGAATTCGCTTTGCGCCTGATCGAGGCGGGGGCAACCCGCCTGGGGACGAGCAAGGGAGTTGAGTTGCTCGAGGAGATGGAACGGAAGCACACCCAGGTGACAAGGAGGGCCGGGTACCACTGA